In Pseudothermotoga sp., a genomic segment contains:
- a CDS encoding tetratricopeptide repeat protein, with amino-acid sequence MESSASKPHRRWFEIKAIVFLPLKPDKAKQLNLPVKLPILAEDLPLVVDQNKIPLDVILRGLEAQCSVSKDPYYESYLVYFYYEKVKSALNVDDLETANEYIEKAGRIEKDYRYDFFKGLIYVKKKEYELAEICFRSCISRNPNFPLAHYELGNILRARKEFEEAIEEYQKAFELDQSFLLPVVRIGDCYLEMGEVRIACDFYQIATQKDPNFQLAHARLGVACNMTQKYERAEKALKRALELNKEDFESAFNLTHTLSRLGKHFEALNLLKKLSERMPNDPILLNEYALCLRRLGFYEEAKIHIDKACQLSEDAFIHYNRALLTVFVDKKEGLELLKKVPQHFQPKAFELLDFLNDWRGPLKVSNCVEELVLKVKKCLVRGELNVQRLAFLLPENERSKQIREGLLPMQDERIDDANQIKLLLAVNLASSEDPIAMEKNVTKAVVAFCPSGTMLAVAIALTRLLMHVRTHAGFELEPYVNDVVFDLQEYSWEFAKKVSQVEDESFSMEEVEGRIFSSASEVFLTSLKVLSVKPTFEEVIAMKDENLKCLCTNILEVIRCTTDSTF; translated from the coding sequence TTGGAAAGCTCAGCTTCGAAACCCCACAGGAGGTGGTTCGAGATAAAAGCGATAGTCTTTCTCCCACTCAAACCTGACAAAGCTAAGCAATTGAACTTACCAGTGAAACTGCCGATCCTTGCAGAGGATCTCCCGTTGGTTGTGGATCAAAACAAAATCCCACTCGACGTTATACTGAGAGGACTCGAAGCACAGTGTTCCGTTTCGAAAGATCCTTACTATGAATCGTACTTGGTCTATTTCTACTACGAGAAGGTCAAATCCGCTCTGAACGTGGACGATTTGGAAACGGCGAACGAATACATCGAGAAGGCAGGCAGGATAGAAAAAGATTATCGGTACGATTTTTTCAAAGGTCTCATTTATGTCAAAAAGAAAGAATACGAACTAGCTGAGATATGTTTCCGTTCGTGCATTTCAAGAAATCCAAACTTTCCTCTTGCCCATTATGAGCTTGGAAACATCTTGCGTGCGAGAAAAGAATTCGAAGAGGCTATTGAAGAATACCAAAAAGCTTTTGAATTGGATCAGAGTTTTCTTTTGCCTGTGGTTCGCATAGGTGACTGCTACTTGGAGATGGGGGAAGTCAGAATCGCGTGTGACTTTTATCAAATTGCCACGCAGAAAGATCCAAACTTTCAACTTGCCCACGCACGTCTCGGTGTCGCGTGCAACATGACGCAGAAATACGAAAGGGCAGAGAAGGCCCTCAAAAGAGCGTTGGAGTTGAACAAAGAAGATTTTGAAAGTGCGTTCAACCTCACACACACCCTATCTAGGCTTGGGAAGCACTTCGAAGCGTTGAACCTTCTAAAAAAGTTGTCCGAGCGAATGCCGAACGATCCTATCCTTTTGAACGAGTACGCACTGTGTCTTCGAAGACTCGGCTTTTATGAGGAAGCGAAAATCCACATAGACAAAGCTTGCCAACTGAGCGAAGATGCCTTCATTCATTACAACAGAGCTTTGCTCACTGTGTTTGTCGACAAGAAAGAAGGGCTTGAGTTACTCAAAAAAGTTCCACAGCATTTCCAGCCCAAAGCCTTCGAACTGTTGGATTTTTTGAACGATTGGAGAGGGCCATTGAAAGTTTCAAACTGTGTTGAAGAACTCGTTTTGAAAGTCAAAAAGTGTCTCGTCAGAGGAGAACTGAACGTTCAACGTCTCGCTTTCTTATTGCCAGAGAACGAAAGATCGAAACAGATAAGAGAAGGGCTACTGCCCATGCAGGATGAACGGATAGATGATGCCAACCAAATAAAACTTTTACTCGCCGTGAACTTGGCGAGCAGTGAGGATCCCATCGCGATGGAAAAGAACGTGACCAAGGCCGTCGTCGCATTCTGCCCAAGTGGAACGATGCTCGCCGTCGCCATCGCTCTGACCAGGTTGCTGATGCATGTGAGGACACATGCAGGTTTTGAACTCGAGCCTTACGTGAACGATGTGGTCTTCGATCTTCAAGAATACAGTTGGGAATTTGCGAAAAAAGTGTCACAAGTTGAAGATGAGAGTTTCTCTATGGAAGAAGTTGAGGGCAGAATTTTCAGTTCGGCGAGTGAAGTTTTCCTCACTTCGCTGAAGGTCCTCTCTGTGAAGCCGACCTTCGAAGAAGTGATCGCAATGAAAGATGAAAATCTGAAGTGTCTTTGTACGAACATTTTGGAGGTGATAAGGTGTACGACAGACAGCACATTCTGA
- a CDS encoding 50S ribosome-binding GTPase codes for MWYPGHMAKASKQLSKMIGLIDVVIELLDARAPMATRSYSREPFRAKKNLIFLGKSDLADLKVTELWKNYFRSKNEEVFIFEKDIDRKKLIDFLAKKIDRGSLVAVVGVPNVGKSTLINKLKGKRSAQVGAVPGITRSLQWFSVEGLFRVLDTPGLLLPELWSVELGAKLLLIGGLSIDMVDEKVLQHAFQLYAKVSNLEEQDLNAFLEKYALEKKMLSKGGTADLDRARVSFFNSIAQGKLGKLSFETPQEVVRDKSDSLSPTQT; via the coding sequence ATGTGGTATCCAGGACACATGGCCAAGGCTTCGAAACAGCTATCCAAAATGATCGGATTGATCGATGTGGTCATAGAGCTTTTGGATGCTCGCGCTCCTATGGCCACAAGATCTTACAGTAGAGAACCGTTCAGAGCGAAAAAGAATCTGATCTTTCTAGGTAAATCAGACCTCGCCGATTTGAAGGTGACAGAACTTTGGAAAAACTACTTTCGATCCAAAAACGAGGAAGTGTTCATCTTCGAAAAAGACATTGATAGAAAAAAGCTCATCGACTTTTTGGCCAAAAAGATCGATCGTGGCTCGCTCGTCGCCGTGGTCGGAGTTCCAAACGTTGGGAAATCCACCTTGATCAACAAACTGAAAGGTAAACGCTCGGCACAGGTTGGTGCCGTTCCAGGTATCACCAGATCACTACAGTGGTTCTCAGTGGAGGGATTGTTCAGGGTACTCGACACACCAGGCTTGCTTTTACCAGAGCTTTGGAGCGTCGAACTCGGCGCGAAACTGCTCCTCATAGGTGGTCTCAGCATCGACATGGTGGACGAAAAAGTGTTGCAACATGCTTTCCAGCTATATGCGAAGGTTTCCAACCTTGAAGAACAGGATCTCAACGCCTTTTTGGAAAAATATGCTCTAGAAAAAAAGATGCTTTCTAAAGGTGGAACGGCTGATCTAGACAGAGCGAGAGTGAGCTTTTTCAACAGCATCGCACAGGGAAAGCTTGGAAAGCTCAGCTTCGAAACCCCACAGGAGGTGGTTCGAGATAAAAGCGATAGTCTTTCTCCCACTCAAACCTGA
- the glgD gene encoding glucose-1-phosphate adenylyltransferase subunit GlgD, with protein sequence MRVLGLILAGGHSESLGPLVSKRASAALPVFGKYRAIDFTLSNMVNAGIRKVGVLTQYNPRSLMDHLGSGKEWDLDRKNGGLFILQPYVSAEGSYWYQGTADAIFQNMTILRRGEEDYVLIGSGDHIYKIDFTKVFEFHFSTGADITLLVKYLDETYDLTKYGIMQMEGHRIVSIEEKPQHPRGNLAFLGIYFMNKYLLMELLYNYVTKGENDLLNIIVAQLSKLKVHGFLFNGYWRNVKKGIDEYFRINMDVLKKEIREELFYKYGKVYTKLKDLPPPKIGSSAVIKNSIISDGCIVNGHVENSVLFRGVIVKAGAIVENSVVMQDTVIEEGAIIKNAILDKEVLIRQQSRLVGKEKLAVLEKRAVL encoded by the coding sequence TTGAGAGTCCTCGGTTTGATCTTGGCCGGTGGCCACAGTGAATCGCTTGGTCCTTTAGTTTCGAAGCGTGCAAGTGCTGCTCTTCCCGTCTTCGGAAAGTACCGCGCCATAGATTTCACACTGAGCAACATGGTCAATGCGGGTATCAGAAAGGTCGGTGTGCTGACCCAATACAATCCTCGAAGCTTGATGGACCATCTCGGTTCGGGAAAAGAATGGGACTTGGATAGAAAAAATGGTGGTTTGTTCATCTTGCAACCTTACGTGAGTGCTGAAGGTTCATACTGGTATCAAGGCACGGCGGATGCCATTTTCCAAAATATGACGATCTTGAGGCGCGGAGAAGAAGACTATGTGCTCATAGGCTCTGGAGATCACATATACAAAATAGACTTCACCAAAGTTTTTGAATTTCATTTCTCAACTGGCGCGGACATCACGCTTTTGGTGAAATATCTCGATGAGACTTACGATCTCACGAAGTACGGTATCATGCAGATGGAAGGGCACAGGATCGTTTCGATCGAAGAGAAACCCCAGCATCCCAGAGGCAATCTGGCCTTTTTGGGGATCTATTTCATGAACAAATATTTGCTGATGGAACTTCTCTATAACTACGTTACAAAAGGTGAGAACGATCTGCTCAACATAATCGTAGCGCAACTTTCCAAGCTGAAGGTGCACGGTTTCCTCTTCAACGGCTATTGGAGGAACGTTAAGAAGGGTATAGACGAATATTTCAGGATAAACATGGACGTGTTGAAGAAAGAAATAAGAGAAGAACTTTTCTACAAGTACGGAAAAGTTTACACAAAGCTGAAAGATCTTCCACCACCCAAGATCGGTTCGAGTGCCGTGATCAAGAACAGTATCATCTCGGATGGATGTATAGTCAACGGACATGTGGAAAATTCTGTGCTTTTCAGGGGCGTTATCGTGAAGGCAGGAGCGATAGTTGAAAACTCTGTGGTCATGCAGGATACGGTGATCGAGGAAGGTGCAATAATAAAGAACGCGATTTTGGACAAAGAAGTGTTGATCAGACAACAGAGCAGACTCGTTGGGAAAGAAAAGTTAGCGGTGTTGGAGAAGAGGGCCGTTCTATGA
- a CDS encoding glucose-1-phosphate adenylyltransferase produces the protein MRRVLALILAGGHGKRLGVLTEKIAKPAVPFGGKYRLIDFTLSNCVNSGIYHVGVLTQYRPHLLNSHIGIGRPWDLDRKKGGLVILQPYLGGIAGWYRGTADAVYQNMEFVDEANPEQVLILSGDHVYAMDYNDILDFHILKNAEGTIACMEVPIDEASRFGIMVTDVESRIIDFEEKPKKPRSNLASLGIYVFNWSFLKEYLIKDAENEQSTHDFGKDIIPRLIRENRRIFAFKFNGYWRDVGTIRSYWESNLELARPLPPLNLYDRHWRFYTQTEEMPPAYCAPESRISNSIISEGCEIHGIVENSVLFQGVHIGEGSTIKNSVIMTGTVVGKNCVIENSVIAERVIIKDNVQIGVGNDAPSQLDPEVYTGLITVVGMYSIIPENVRIGKNCVVGVGVSEKDFTSSEIPSGGFVLHGE, from the coding sequence ATGAGACGAGTGCTCGCCTTGATACTCGCTGGAGGCCATGGTAAACGACTCGGTGTCCTCACCGAAAAGATAGCCAAGCCTGCGGTGCCTTTCGGTGGAAAGTACAGGCTCATAGATTTCACGTTGAGTAATTGTGTCAATTCAGGTATATACCACGTGGGGGTACTCACTCAGTACAGACCTCACCTTTTGAACAGCCACATAGGTATTGGAAGGCCTTGGGATTTGGATAGAAAGAAAGGTGGATTGGTCATACTGCAACCGTATTTGGGTGGAATTGCCGGTTGGTACAGGGGCACCGCTGATGCGGTTTATCAGAACATGGAGTTCGTGGACGAAGCCAATCCAGAGCAAGTATTGATACTTTCAGGAGATCACGTGTACGCGATGGACTACAACGATATTTTGGATTTTCATATACTCAAGAATGCTGAAGGAACGATCGCTTGCATGGAAGTACCGATCGATGAAGCGAGCAGATTCGGCATCATGGTGACAGACGTTGAGTCTCGCATAATCGATTTTGAGGAAAAGCCAAAAAAGCCACGATCGAACCTCGCATCGCTCGGTATTTACGTTTTCAATTGGTCCTTCTTGAAGGAATATCTCATCAAAGATGCGGAAAACGAGCAGAGCACGCACGATTTTGGCAAAGATATCATTCCCAGATTGATAAGGGAAAACAGGCGCATCTTCGCCTTCAAGTTCAACGGTTATTGGCGCGATGTAGGTACCATCAGATCTTATTGGGAAAGCAACCTTGAACTCGCAAGACCTTTACCACCGTTGAATCTGTACGACAGACATTGGAGATTCTACACACAGACTGAAGAAATGCCACCAGCTTACTGTGCACCAGAATCGAGGATCTCGAACTCCATCATCAGTGAAGGTTGTGAAATACATGGAATCGTGGAGAACAGCGTGCTGTTTCAAGGAGTGCACATAGGAGAGGGAAGTACGATCAAAAACAGTGTGATCATGACTGGTACCGTCGTTGGGAAAAATTGTGTAATTGAGAACAGCGTCATCGCTGAACGTGTGATAATAAAAGATAATGTGCAGATTGGGGTCGGCAACGATGCGCCAAGTCAGCTCGATCCAGAGGTGTACACGGGATTGATCACAGTCGTTGGTATGTATTCGATCATTCCCGAAAATGTTCGCATTGGGAAGAACTGTGTCGTGGGCGTTGGAGTTTCTGAGAAAGATTTCACTTCCAGTGAGATTCCATCAGGTGGTTTTGTTCTGCACGGAGAGTGA
- a CDS encoding DUF4899 domain-containing protein, whose amino-acid sequence MILLDFYFVAYKIKSRITAEFGFGFFFGKINDPPEYDVFVVPTRLVNQIVLDLNADYGSFVKSFNQQKNRLFAQYPEVDDMSRELLNYLKSAINMRGPQLFGAEITAAVKDGDEELVRYIVQELFKDWAPKVEADVAFKQLSYEDISAESYMQLWEEFEAENLSEVMKRADLIELPEVFPLVDPVMGKPLSEFDLGDTVFFLILSVKDKEKFEKLKQLYPKHFSQTRNVVPLSGTLVAKELVKGKKGEYYLIKVDLGEGLIGKGMVQKSIKIMADYTRFQEKVSSASIGQQEWEKKLDQMVSAEQQPKLVQTVPTKPEFFTKVGSGDLLMAFLITLLIIGILLIVSYFFLI is encoded by the coding sequence GTGATTCTTCTGGACTTTTACTTTGTGGCTTATAAGATTAAAAGCAGAATAACGGCGGAGTTCGGTTTTGGTTTTTTCTTTGGAAAGATCAACGATCCTCCAGAGTACGATGTGTTCGTCGTGCCGACCAGACTGGTCAATCAAATCGTTCTCGATTTGAACGCGGACTACGGAAGCTTCGTGAAATCCTTCAATCAACAGAAAAATAGGCTTTTTGCTCAGTATCCCGAAGTTGACGATATGTCCAGAGAACTTCTCAACTATTTGAAGAGCGCGATCAACATGAGGGGGCCTCAACTTTTCGGTGCCGAGATAACTGCCGCTGTAAAGGATGGTGATGAAGAGCTCGTCAGATACATAGTTCAAGAGTTGTTCAAAGATTGGGCGCCTAAAGTTGAAGCCGATGTGGCCTTCAAACAGCTGAGTTATGAGGATATATCTGCCGAAAGTTACATGCAGCTCTGGGAGGAATTCGAAGCTGAAAATCTCAGTGAAGTGATGAAACGAGCAGATTTGATAGAACTTCCCGAAGTCTTTCCCTTGGTCGATCCCGTGATGGGTAAACCTCTTTCAGAATTCGATCTTGGTGATACAGTGTTCTTTTTGATTTTGAGTGTGAAGGATAAGGAAAAATTTGAAAAGCTCAAACAGTTGTATCCAAAACATTTCTCCCAGACTAGGAACGTGGTCCCGCTTTCAGGTACGTTGGTCGCGAAAGAACTGGTGAAAGGAAAAAAGGGTGAGTATTATTTGATAAAGGTCGATCTTGGAGAGGGATTGATAGGCAAGGGAATGGTTCAGAAATCGATCAAGATCATGGCAGACTATACGAGGTTTCAAGAAAAAGTTTCGTCGGCCTCGATCGGTCAACAAGAGTGGGAGAAAAAGCTCGATCAGATGGTGAGTGCTGAACAACAACCAAAACTGGTGCAAACTGTTCCAACTAAGCCTGAATTTTTCACGAAAGTTGGAAGTGGAGATTTGCTGATGGCATTTTTGATAACTTTACTCATAATCGGAATACTGCTGATCGTGTCGTATTTCTTTTTGATATGA
- a CDS encoding radical SAM protein, with translation MTLRSSVGTLYRLGLRKGSVESLKTAYLMLDGVCMFNCSYCTHASTVKNLSYLSRVLWPEVEDLSFFFERLAHSDFERVCVQVVSYPKFQKDLFELIERLKASNKAISVSVRAVSLDLVNELFKHGVDRLGIAIDVVNEELFRKFRGGNLLELKRLIETSARSYVNRITTHIIVGLGESDKELFETMVWLRDINVETALFAFIPLKGTILESHPRPSIERYRKIQLARFLIYRGLERVIEFEGETIKSFKWLPSDSYRAFLTSGCPDCTRPYYNENPSGPLYNVHSEELLRAMSNSLEVIG, from the coding sequence TTGACGTTGAGGTCCTCAGTTGGAACACTCTACAGACTCGGTTTGAGGAAAGGGTCGGTGGAGAGTTTAAAGACGGCGTACCTCATGCTCGATGGTGTGTGCATGTTCAACTGCAGTTATTGCACACACGCTTCAACTGTCAAAAATCTTTCCTACCTCAGCAGAGTGCTCTGGCCAGAGGTGGAAGATCTTTCGTTTTTTTTCGAGAGATTGGCACACAGTGACTTTGAAAGGGTCTGTGTGCAAGTTGTTTCTTATCCAAAATTTCAGAAAGATCTGTTTGAACTCATAGAGCGTTTGAAAGCTTCAAACAAAGCCATCTCTGTTTCAGTAAGGGCAGTGAGTTTGGATCTTGTGAACGAACTGTTCAAGCATGGTGTAGATAGGTTGGGGATAGCGATCGATGTCGTGAATGAGGAACTTTTCAGAAAATTTAGGGGCGGAAATCTACTCGAATTGAAACGCTTGATAGAAACTTCGGCTCGATCCTATGTGAACAGGATAACGACGCACATCATCGTTGGACTGGGGGAGAGCGATAAGGAACTCTTCGAGACGATGGTTTGGTTGAGGGACATCAACGTTGAAACTGCTCTGTTTGCTTTCATACCTTTGAAAGGAACCATTTTGGAGAGCCATCCAAGACCTTCAATCGAGAGGTATAGAAAGATACAACTTGCACGTTTTCTGATCTACAGAGGTTTAGAGCGAGTCATCGAGTTCGAAGGTGAAACGATCAAAAGCTTCAAATGGCTCCCTTCAGATTCATACAGAGCCTTCCTGACGAGTGGTTGTCCTGACTGTACTAGACCTTACTACAACGAAAATCCATCCGGTCCACTCTACAACGTTCACTCTGAAGAGTTGTTGAGAGCGATGTCGAACTCGCTGGAGGTGATAGGGTGA
- the rsxC gene encoding electron transport complex subunit RsxC — protein MKLLTFKGGTHPPEKKELAREKPLVKMDPPQFVYVFLSNHAGAPSRLVVKEGDSVKTGQTIGEPGGFISAYLHSPVTGVVRKIDKLYHPVQGRPMEVVVIERTDEDRWQLLEHNDWENLSKEQLLEIIKRAGIVGLGGAMFPTHVKLNPPAGKTIDTFIVNGAECEPYLTVDHRLMLEKAEDLVLGMKIVMKILNAKRAYIGVESNKVDAYEHLKKVCSDGSIEVVLLKTKYPQGAEKQLIYAITGRKVPVGGLPMDVGVIVQNVQTVIAIKQAVIDRKPLIERALTITGEAINNPMNVVARVGTTIQQLVEFAGGLKEDAEKLIMGGPMTGIAVNRLDIPILKGTSGITVLPHEKEAVKKPCIRCTNCVISCPMGLQPYLLYLLGNKKKYDQAVDEGLMACIECGVCAYVCPSKIDHVRVIKLTKRVYQALRGGKK, from the coding sequence GTGAAACTTTTGACCTTCAAAGGTGGCACACATCCACCAGAAAAGAAAGAATTGGCGAGAGAAAAACCTTTGGTGAAGATGGATCCACCTCAATTCGTGTACGTGTTTTTGTCGAACCATGCGGGCGCACCGTCGCGACTCGTGGTGAAGGAAGGCGATTCGGTTAAAACAGGTCAAACGATCGGTGAACCGGGCGGATTCATCTCCGCTTACCTCCATTCACCGGTTACAGGTGTGGTACGTAAGATAGACAAGCTTTATCATCCGGTGCAGGGTCGTCCCATGGAGGTTGTGGTGATCGAGCGAACCGACGAAGATCGATGGCAGTTGCTCGAACATAACGATTGGGAAAATCTCAGTAAAGAACAATTGTTGGAGATCATAAAGCGTGCAGGCATCGTTGGTCTCGGCGGAGCCATGTTCCCGACTCACGTGAAGTTGAACCCACCGGCTGGTAAGACGATAGATACGTTCATAGTGAACGGTGCGGAGTGCGAGCCGTATCTCACGGTGGATCACAGACTCATGCTCGAAAAAGCCGAGGACCTCGTGCTCGGCATGAAGATAGTGATGAAGATACTCAACGCGAAGAGGGCTTACATAGGTGTAGAGTCCAACAAGGTGGATGCTTATGAGCATCTCAAAAAGGTCTGTTCTGATGGTTCCATAGAAGTTGTACTTTTAAAAACTAAATATCCACAGGGTGCTGAGAAGCAACTGATCTACGCCATCACGGGGAGAAAGGTACCAGTCGGAGGTTTACCTATGGATGTTGGAGTCATCGTTCAAAACGTTCAAACTGTGATCGCGATAAAACAGGCTGTGATAGACAGAAAACCTTTGATAGAGAGAGCTCTGACCATAACGGGTGAAGCTATCAACAACCCGATGAACGTTGTGGCGAGGGTAGGTACCACCATCCAACAGCTCGTCGAGTTTGCAGGTGGATTGAAGGAAGACGCAGAGAAACTGATCATGGGAGGCCCCATGACTGGCATAGCGGTGAACAGGTTGGACATTCCCATCCTCAAAGGCACTTCTGGGATCACCGTATTACCACACGAAAAAGAAGCTGTCAAAAAGCCTTGCATCAGGTGCACCAACTGTGTGATATCTTGTCCTATGGGTTTACAACCATATTTGCTCTATCTGCTCGGTAACAAGAAGAAATACGATCAAGCAGTCGATGAGGGACTCATGGCTTGTATAGAATGCGGTGTCTGTGCTTATGTGTGCCCATCGAAGATCGATCATGTGAGAGTTATAAAGCTCACCAAGAGGGTGTATCAGGCATTGAGAGGTGGTAAGAAATGA
- a CDS encoding RnfABCDGE type electron transport complex subunit D, producing the protein MKLLVSEAPHIRTQDSVRSIMLDVLLALAPAVAIASFFFGWYALFLCLFGAVSGELIEWFIMKVLRKQKEFSFDLSAAVTGLLLAMNLPPTAPWWLLLIGLLVALGVAKHAFGGIGQNIFNPALVGRVFLLISFPTLMTKWTNPVRNFSKSAWDAMTSATALGVLKNEGFSEVVKRFSYVDLFFGNVGGCIGETSAFVLILGFIYLLYRKRVNPIIPAAYIGTVFGFASIMYLLNAERFGTPLLHILSGGLFLGALFMATDMVTSPMTLKGQAVFGVGCGVVTMIVRLFAGYPEGVSLAILLMNALVPLIDRIFKPKIFGEVKV; encoded by the coding sequence ATGAAACTCTTAGTGAGTGAAGCTCCACACATAAGAACTCAAGATTCAGTCAGGTCCATAATGTTGGACGTTCTTTTGGCATTGGCACCTGCAGTGGCGATAGCCAGCTTTTTCTTCGGTTGGTATGCGCTCTTTCTCTGTCTCTTTGGAGCAGTCTCGGGTGAGTTGATCGAATGGTTCATAATGAAGGTACTTCGCAAGCAAAAGGAGTTCAGTTTCGATTTGAGTGCCGCCGTCACTGGTCTTTTGCTCGCGATGAACCTTCCACCCACAGCGCCGTGGTGGCTCTTACTGATAGGCCTTTTGGTCGCACTCGGTGTTGCGAAGCACGCTTTCGGTGGTATAGGTCAGAACATCTTCAACCCCGCGCTCGTTGGAAGAGTTTTCCTGTTGATTTCTTTTCCCACACTGATGACCAAATGGACCAATCCAGTGAGAAACTTCAGTAAATCCGCTTGGGATGCGATGACTTCGGCGACCGCACTCGGCGTACTGAAGAATGAAGGTTTCTCAGAAGTTGTGAAAAGGTTCAGTTACGTTGATTTGTTCTTTGGAAATGTGGGTGGATGCATCGGAGAAACCAGCGCTTTTGTCCTCATTCTCGGCTTCATCTATCTTCTGTACAGAAAGAGGGTCAATCCGATCATACCTGCAGCTTACATCGGCACGGTCTTCGGCTTTGCGAGCATCATGTATTTATTGAACGCAGAAAGATTTGGAACACCGCTGCTACACATCCTCAGTGGTGGTCTCTTTCTGGGTGCACTGTTCATGGCCACCGACATGGTCACCAGTCCCATGACGTTGAAAGGCCAAGCGGTGTTCGGTGTTGGGTGCGGTGTGGTGACGATGATCGTCAGATTGTTCGCAGGATATCCTGAGGGTGTGTCGCTCGCAATATTGCTCATGAACGCACTCGTACCTCTCATAGACAGGATCTTCAAGCCGAAGATCTTTGGGGAGGTCAAGGTATGA
- a CDS encoding RnfABCDGE type electron transport complex subunit G produces MKEYIKTGIILMVYCTIAGFALGFVYHITKDRIALTEIQEKLGAVETVLKDETGNYIVPLDQLKSVVSQTDQEVKVIFENAKGKVYSPIYEFDSPQGKVYVLTGSSLGYGGPVTVVACFVKKSEGFSLFSLKVTDFSQETPGLGAKIGEEEIQRRFYPMEASAIANGVRVDKDANLTHLSAEEAKKQGVAKVSDVMTGATITPRAVANALNAMLDYLSEVKK; encoded by the coding sequence ATGAAAGAATACATCAAAACAGGAATCATATTGATGGTTTACTGCACCATCGCTGGTTTTGCGTTGGGATTTGTTTACCACATAACGAAGGATAGAATCGCTCTGACCGAGATACAGGAAAAACTCGGCGCCGTCGAGACCGTTTTAAAAGATGAAACAGGAAACTACATCGTGCCGTTGGATCAGTTGAAGTCCGTGGTTTCGCAGACAGATCAGGAAGTGAAAGTGATCTTTGAGAACGCCAAGGGAAAGGTTTATTCTCCAATCTACGAGTTCGACTCGCCTCAGGGGAAAGTTTATGTGCTCACGGGTTCGAGCCTCGGTTACGGTGGACCCGTGACGGTCGTTGCGTGTTTTGTGAAAAAATCTGAAGGTTTTTCACTGTTTTCTTTGAAAGTGACGGACTTTTCCCAAGAAACGCCTGGTCTGGGAGCAAAGATCGGCGAAGAAGAGATACAGAGAAGGTTTTATCCTATGGAAGCTTCAGCCATAGCCAACGGTGTTAGGGTCGATAAAGACGCAAACTTAACGCATCTGTCGGCCGAAGAAGCCAAAAAACAAGGTGTTGCAAAGGTGAGCGATGTGATGACCGGAGCAACGATCACACCACGTGCTGTGGCGAACGCACTGAACGCCATGCTTGATTACCTGTCGGAGGTGAAAAAATGA
- a CDS encoding electron transport complex subunit E, whose product MSRLKEFTKGFFKENATYVQVLGMCPTLAVTTNAINGFGMGLAATVVLTLSNVAISSVRKGVPNKIRIPVFITLIATFVTIVDLLMHAFMYSLWKALGIFIPLIVVNCIIMGRAEAYASKNDVLNSTLDGLGVGLGFTGSLVLLGSIREILGNGTVFGLKLWEGFNMFAMILPPGGYMTLGLLAALFGWIGLKRKRGEQK is encoded by the coding sequence ATGAGCCGACTCAAGGAGTTCACCAAAGGCTTTTTCAAAGAGAACGCCACGTACGTTCAGGTGCTTGGTATGTGTCCCACCCTCGCCGTGACCACGAACGCGATCAACGGTTTTGGAATGGGGTTGGCAGCAACGGTGGTACTCACACTCTCCAATGTGGCGATATCTTCCGTCAGGAAAGGTGTGCCGAACAAGATCAGAATACCTGTGTTCATAACTCTCATAGCGACTTTCGTCACCATAGTCGATCTTTTGATGCATGCGTTCATGTACAGCCTGTGGAAAGCGCTTGGTATATTCATACCTTTGATAGTGGTCAACTGTATCATAATGGGACGTGCGGAAGCTTACGCTTCAAAAAACGATGTTTTGAATTCAACGCTCGATGGTCTTGGGGTTGGACTCGGTTTCACTGGCTCGCTCGTACTTCTGGGTTCGATCAGAGAAATTCTTGGTAATGGAACGGTCTTTGGTTTGAAACTTTGGGAAGGGTTCAACATGTTCGCTATGATCCTTCCACCTGGTGGTTACATGACTTTGGGATTACTCGCAGCGCTGTTCGGCTGGATCGGT